A genomic region of Caldicellulosiruptor acetigenus contains the following coding sequences:
- a CDS encoding S-layer homology domain-containing protein, producing MKGFVKTFICLILAAVILWQPKVFAADVFCKVEYYFNGTNNMQVVLYSKTNKSYYVKGFTRDSDRQLTVYFSDKKTFLAESNSVLIPQSMFILPVRVILMPSDGSLLFNDIKNSPYKDHILFLASIGKIDGYKDGTFKPKNNITRQEFVKLFVNVFDIKIEKNIKKYSFSDIQNCWAKSEIETLYKMGIITGIKDKQNRLVFRPNDGVTYEQAFAILARYIKLKSTSKNDYKSWANQYINAFVDNRLISPDEVKNLKLNSFATREWIAYILSKAVFK from the coding sequence ATGAAAGGTTTTGTGAAAACTTTTATTTGCTTGATTTTAGCAGCAGTAATTTTATGGCAACCAAAGGTGTTTGCAGCAGATGTGTTTTGTAAGGTTGAATACTACTTTAATGGAACGAACAATATGCAAGTTGTGCTATATTCAAAGACCAACAAGAGCTACTATGTAAAGGGATTTACAAGAGATTCAGACAGACAGCTCACAGTTTATTTTTCTGACAAGAAAACTTTTTTGGCTGAGTCAAATTCGGTTTTGATTCCACAGAGCATGTTTATCCTGCCAGTTAGAGTAATTCTTATGCCTTCTGATGGTTCTTTGCTGTTTAATGACATTAAAAATTCACCGTACAAAGACCACATTCTTTTTCTTGCAAGCATTGGAAAGATTGATGGGTATAAAGATGGCACTTTCAAACCGAAAAACAATATAACCCGTCAGGAGTTTGTAAAGCTTTTTGTAAATGTGTTTGATATAAAAATAGAAAAGAACATCAAAAAGTATTCTTTTTCAGACATTCAAAACTGCTGGGCAAAATCTGAGATAGAAACCCTTTATAAGATGGGAATTATCACAGGGATAAAAGATAAACAAAATAGGCTTGTTTTCAGGCCGAATGATGGGGTCACTTATGAGCAGGCATTTGCAATTTTGGCAAGGTATATTAAGCTTAAGTCCACCTCAAAAAATGATTATAAGTCGTGGGCAAACCAGTATATAAATGCTTTTGTGGACAACCGACTGATAAGTCCAGATGAGGTAAAAAATTTAAAGTTAAATAGTTTTGCAACAAGAGAGTGGATTGCATATATTTTGAGCAAGGCTGTATTTAAATAG
- a CDS encoding fibronectin type III domain-containing protein, translated as MKAFAKKIFSVVILISFLIALVPQNLIAQPTVVLPAPQSLNIALENNLPRMEVAQDGTITLYFSWQYNYPDFDYFELYLGDDPTRFPYGYTIYKNDPNLTGSNGSYTYKVQSLPNGQKIPSGTIFYAKIRSVRVLQDQTGSVVYYSSYSNTIVFLTPIFVECYTNAEDAIDIVWDDVYYSGKRIDYDIYVSKDVSFTTPTKYQIDGDRITLLQSQKPGGRVEILPGRKLKYTAAGLSPSSLYYVKILPRNLPQEVIWRDPQTYTPPNIRVIGEAATYIQAEAQRIAENVVWLRWAKVSIAENEYEIYKGSKDQIPTLIGTVSANEFFAVVSITEDVFFRIQVDVFDSFGRKVSIRSKDLYVHPYTLPFAPPAAEDLTAFPKSQDTISLRFKIPTDKEVVYDFYYKKYSDSNADFSLYVSNYQMKSSDEEKDENNLPTGYYRFDITGLEKNTVYVLKVVVKKRFYDYEQGTYIYKESTPALTISYTLSGDITPPTTPTLLSVVYTTYDSVSLSWQPVTIAGVQPPTVDRSIFYEVNFAVYQDGMDITNPENLDTASFQKIILSDYQVDQSGKIVFRVSSLLPNTRYVFFVRAVRKIDSSVYYSLPSNVVMATTLIKYEVPLPSTVPVVENLSVVTTTYNSALLSWSYVENVYFEIQVSEDIKNANAWQVASDSFKPSIKEVDYTTGLCYFTVQNLKPDTLYYFRVRAYIIKDNQKVYSEFSSPVFARTQKVPPPKTPVAFGIKDYGKDYAIFVWEIAETGRRYVIEIADNISFSNSKKYTTDTDATEYKVTGLKPNTRYWARLFAIASDGQLSQSTEIISFVTKKDVSEYTGVFDTVQDTTPPFITVEDPVSGRMIIEITYRYVNESLDSKPVLIDFTKRTSSSIFQFVIKIRYDVLKALVKLNKDCIVTLDGASSQFNFAAIDSSDIDKLTVSGVSPSSIYTELTFIRASDKYNVKDAISEVYDIRYTASSLTKQVGISYFPMPIKISLVNREPWSVAIPYVFDLTSLSWKEPENAEFASDNKSVTFNLQTPQATVIVRKSFYRDIISSSYATKLYNLFKTIASDDTSDTIGIKSAVSKQELASFLVYFAEKKRLYRFEIIDDYVKKAYKAGIIENTQDNSILTKEAAVDMVVRFYEIYTGNEILADDVTWTKLSADSKYILSLKKAYKMGWLFDHVTFNPKETATREYVLAFFYHVVSSM; from the coding sequence ATGAAAGCTTTCGCAAAAAAAATATTTTCAGTTGTTATTTTGATATCTTTTTTAATTGCTTTGGTTCCTCAAAATCTAATAGCACAGCCTACGGTTGTTCTTCCCGCACCACAGAGTTTGAATATAGCGCTTGAAAATAATCTTCCGCGGATGGAAGTAGCTCAGGATGGGACTATAACCCTTTATTTTTCATGGCAGTACAACTATCCTGACTTTGACTACTTTGAGCTGTATCTTGGTGATGACCCTACAAGATTTCCTTATGGATATACCATATACAAAAACGACCCAAACCTCACAGGCTCAAACGGGAGCTATACCTATAAGGTTCAAAGTCTTCCAAACGGGCAAAAGATTCCAAGCGGGACAATTTTTTATGCCAAGATAAGAAGTGTGAGGGTTTTGCAGGATCAGACGGGAAGTGTTGTTTATTACTCTTCTTATTCAAACACAATTGTGTTTTTGACACCTATCTTTGTTGAATGTTATACAAATGCTGAAGATGCCATTGACATAGTGTGGGACGATGTTTACTATTCTGGCAAGAGAATAGATTATGACATATATGTATCAAAGGACGTAAGTTTTACAACGCCAACAAAGTATCAGATTGATGGTGACAGGATAACCCTACTTCAGAGCCAAAAACCGGGTGGAAGAGTTGAAATTTTGCCGGGCAGGAAACTCAAATACACAGCAGCAGGACTTTCGCCAAGCAGTCTTTACTATGTAAAAATTTTGCCGAGAAATTTGCCTCAAGAGGTAATCTGGCGTGATCCGCAGACATACACACCACCAAATATTAGGGTAATTGGTGAGGCGGCAACATACATTCAGGCAGAGGCTCAGAGGATTGCTGAAAATGTTGTGTGGCTCAGATGGGCAAAAGTCTCAATAGCTGAGAATGAGTATGAGATTTACAAAGGTAGCAAAGACCAAATACCTACTTTGATTGGTACGGTTTCGGCAAACGAGTTTTTTGCTGTTGTGAGCATAACAGAGGATGTATTTTTCAGGATACAGGTTGATGTTTTTGATAGTTTCGGTAGAAAGGTGTCTATCAGGTCAAAAGACCTGTATGTTCATCCATATACATTGCCTTTTGCACCACCTGCGGCAGAAGATTTAACAGCTTTCCCAAAGTCTCAAGATACAATCTCTTTGCGGTTCAAAATCCCAACCGACAAAGAGGTTGTGTATGATTTTTATTACAAAAAATATTCGGATAGCAATGCTGATTTTTCTCTCTATGTATCCAATTATCAGATGAAAAGTTCTGATGAGGAAAAGGACGAGAACAATCTTCCCACAGGATATTATAGATTTGACATCACAGGTCTTGAAAAAAACACTGTTTATGTTCTGAAGGTTGTGGTGAAGAAGAGATTTTACGATTATGAACAGGGGACATACATTTACAAAGAATCGACCCCTGCTTTGACAATTTCATATACACTGTCAGGCGACATAACTCCGCCAACCACTCCAACCCTTTTGTCTGTTGTTTATACAACTTACGACTCTGTAAGTTTATCGTGGCAGCCTGTAACTATTGCAGGTGTCCAGCCACCGACAGTGGACAGAAGCATCTTCTATGAGGTCAACTTTGCAGTGTACCAGGATGGAATGGATATAACTAATCCCGAAAATCTTGACACAGCAAGTTTTCAAAAGATAATACTTTCTGACTATCAGGTAGATCAATCGGGCAAGATAGTTTTCAGGGTAAGCAGTCTCTTGCCAAACACAAGGTATGTATTTTTTGTAAGAGCGGTGAGAAAGATTGACAGTAGCGTTTATTATTCACTACCATCCAATGTTGTAATGGCAACAACGCTAATAAAGTATGAAGTGCCGCTGCCTTCTACTGTTCCAGTTGTTGAAAACTTGAGCGTTGTGACAACAACGTATAACTCTGCACTGCTTTCATGGAGCTACGTAGAGAATGTGTATTTTGAAATTCAAGTATCAGAAGACATTAAAAACGCAAATGCTTGGCAGGTTGCATCTGACAGTTTTAAACCATCTATAAAAGAGGTTGATTATACCACCGGGCTTTGTTATTTCACAGTTCAAAACTTAAAACCTGATACGCTTTACTATTTTAGGGTTAGAGCATATATAATCAAAGACAATCAGAAAGTGTATTCAGAGTTTAGCAGTCCTGTTTTTGCCAGGACGCAAAAGGTTCCCCCACCGAAAACTCCAGTCGCTTTTGGTATAAAAGACTATGGGAAAGACTACGCCATTTTTGTTTGGGAGATTGCCGAGACAGGAAGAAGATATGTCATAGAGATAGCTGACAATATTTCATTTTCTAATTCCAAAAAGTACACAACCGACACAGATGCAACAGAGTATAAAGTAACGGGCTTGAAACCCAACACAAGGTACTGGGCAAGACTTTTTGCTATAGCTTCTGATGGTCAGCTATCTCAGTCCACTGAAATTATCTCTTTTGTTACCAAAAAGGATGTGAGCGAGTACACAGGCGTGTTTGATACTGTCCAGGACACAACTCCGCCATTTATAACAGTAGAGGACCCTGTAAGTGGCAGGATGATAATAGAGATTACCTATAGATATGTCAATGAGTCTTTGGACTCAAAGCCTGTTTTAATTGATTTTACAAAGAGAACAAGTTCATCTATTTTTCAGTTTGTGATAAAAATAAGATACGATGTTTTAAAAGCGCTGGTTAAGCTCAATAAAGATTGCATTGTCACATTAGATGGAGCATCTTCACAGTTCAACTTTGCTGCCATCGACAGTAGCGACATAGATAAACTGACAGTGTCTGGCGTTTCACCCTCAAGTATCTATACTGAACTGACATTTATAAGAGCGTCTGACAAATATAACGTTAAAGATGCTATCTCTGAAGTGTATGATATCAGATACACAGCTTCAAGCTTGACAAAGCAGGTAGGAATATCATATTTTCCAATGCCAATTAAAATTTCGCTTGTAAACAGAGAACCATGGTCAGTTGCAATACCATATGTTTTTGATTTGACCTCTCTTTCATGGAAAGAGCCAGAAAACGCCGAGTTTGCAAGTGACAATAAAAGTGTGACTTTTAATTTGCAAACGCCTCAGGCAACTGTGATTGTAAGAAAAAGCTTTTATAGAGACATAATTTCGAGTAGCTACGCAACAAAGCTTTACAATCTTTTTAAAACTATTGCCAGCGATGATACAAGCGATACAATAGGGATAAAAAGCGCTGTATCAAAACAGGAACTTGCCTCTTTTTTAGTATATTTTGCAGAGAAGAAAAGACTCTACAGGTTTGAGATAATTGACGATTATGTTAAAAAAGCGTACAAGGCAGGTATAATTGAAAATACCCAGGACAATTCTATTCTCACAAAAGAAGCTGCTGTAGATATGGTGGTAAGGTTTTATGAGATTTACACTGGCAATGAAATCTTAGCAGACGATGTTACATGGACAAAACTTTCTGCAGATAGCAAATACATTTTATCATTGAAAAAAGCGTACAAGATGGGCTGGCTTTTTGACCATGTTACGTTCAATCCAAAAGAGACAGCAACAAGAGAATATGTTTTGGCCTTTTTCTATCACGTTGTTTCAAGTATGTAA
- a CDS encoding amino acid ABC transporter permease: protein MTDSVIIKYFPVLLKASVVTIELTAIAVTIGLVFGLIAALFRISKIKVLNYIGSFYVWLFRGTPLLLQIFFIYYGLPKIVPALTLPAFLAGAIALIINSGAYTAEIIRAAILSIDKGQYEAAKALGMTYLQTMRYVIVPQTYKRLIPPIGNEFIALLKDSSLVSTIGMVELMRAAQLKASATGRDAEIYIAALVIYLALTTVFSTIFNWLEKRLGKYEQQ, encoded by the coding sequence TTGACAGACAGTGTCATAATAAAGTACTTTCCTGTTCTTTTAAAAGCAAGCGTTGTTACAATTGAACTTACTGCAATTGCAGTTACAATCGGGCTTGTGTTTGGACTTATTGCAGCTCTTTTTAGAATTTCGAAAATAAAAGTTTTGAATTATATTGGCAGCTTTTATGTTTGGCTTTTTAGAGGAACGCCACTGCTTTTGCAGATATTCTTTATTTACTATGGTCTTCCCAAAATTGTTCCTGCTCTGACACTGCCAGCGTTTTTGGCTGGTGCAATTGCTCTTATTATCAACTCAGGTGCTTACACTGCAGAGATAATAAGGGCAGCAATTTTGTCAATTGACAAAGGGCAGTACGAAGCAGCAAAGGCTCTTGGAATGACATACCTTCAGACCATGAGATATGTAATTGTTCCTCAAACGTACAAGAGATTGATACCACCAATTGGCAATGAGTTTATTGCGCTTTTGAAAGACTCATCGCTGGTATCAACAATAGGGATGGTTGAGCTTATGCGCGCTGCACAACTAAAAGCGTCTGCAACAGGAAGGGATGCAGAGATTTATATAGCTGCGCTTGTGATATATTTGGCTCTTACCACAGTTTTTTCTACAATATTCAATTGGCTTGAAAAGAGGCTGGGAAAGTATGAGCAACAATAA
- the wecB gene encoding non-hydrolyzing UDP-N-acetylglucosamine 2-epimerase: protein MIKTLIVFGTRPEAIKMAPLVKELKKDFHFDVKVCVTAQHRQMLDQVLEIFDIKPDYDLDIMKYNQSLFSITSDVLLRFEKVLEKERPDIVLVHGDTTTTFAAALASFYFKTKIGHVEAGLRTYNKYSPFPEEMNRKLTAALCDLHFAPTKRAKLNLMAEGVKEETIFVTGNTVIDTLKFTVKEDYLFKEDSLNNIDFSKRIILLTAHRRENFGKPLENIFEAVLKIANEFDDVVFVYPVHLNPNVKDVAHRILKDHPRIKLINPIDVDDMHNLIARSYLVLTDSGGLQEEAPSLGKPVVVLRDTTERPEAVLAKTVVVAGTSKEKIIQIVTKLLEDEQEYLQMARAVNPYGDGEASRRIKDALLYHFGESSKKPDEFRGSDKYV from the coding sequence ATGATAAAGACACTCATAGTTTTTGGGACAAGGCCTGAGGCAATAAAGATGGCACCGCTTGTGAAGGAGCTAAAGAAGGATTTTCACTTTGATGTCAAGGTATGTGTCACAGCACAGCATAGACAGATGCTTGACCAGGTACTTGAGATTTTTGATATAAAGCCTGATTATGACCTTGACATAATGAAATACAACCAAAGCTTATTTTCTATAACTTCTGATGTCCTTTTGAGATTTGAAAAGGTTTTGGAGAAAGAAAGACCAGACATTGTGCTTGTCCATGGCGACACAACAACCACATTTGCTGCAGCACTCGCAAGTTTTTATTTTAAAACAAAGATTGGACATGTTGAGGCAGGTTTAAGAACATACAACAAATATTCACCTTTTCCAGAGGAGATGAACAGAAAGCTCACGGCAGCGCTGTGTGACCTTCATTTTGCGCCCACAAAAAGGGCGAAGTTAAATTTGATGGCAGAAGGAGTAAAAGAAGAAACCATATTTGTGACAGGCAACACTGTGATTGATACACTTAAATTTACTGTGAAAGAAGATTACCTGTTCAAGGAAGATAGTCTAAACAATATAGATTTTTCAAAGAGGATAATTCTTCTTACTGCTCACAGGAGAGAAAATTTTGGAAAACCGCTTGAAAATATTTTTGAGGCTGTCCTGAAGATTGCAAATGAGTTTGACGATGTAGTTTTTGTATACCCTGTACATCTAAATCCAAATGTCAAGGATGTTGCGCACAGGATTTTAAAAGACCATCCAAGGATAAAGCTTATAAACCCGATTGACGTTGATGATATGCACAACCTCATTGCAAGAAGCTATTTGGTTTTGACAGACTCTGGTGGGCTTCAGGAAGAAGCACCGTCGTTGGGAAAACCTGTTGTTGTTCTGCGCGACACAACAGAAAGACCTGAGGCAGTCTTGGCAAAGACGGTTGTGGTTGCAGGTACAAGCAAAGAAAAAATAATTCAGATTGTTACAAAACTTTTGGAAGATGAACAAGAGTATCTTCAGATGGCAAGGGCTGTGAACCCTTACGGTGATGGAGAGGCTTCAAGAAGAATAAAAGATGCGCTTTTATATCATTTTGGAGAAAGCAGTAAAAAACCGGATGAGTTTCGCGGGAGCGATAAGTACGTATGA
- a CDS encoding ABC transporter substrate-binding protein, with product MYKKAIALVLLIALFIPFLSGCSSNNQNMTTLEKIKKTKEFVVGMDNTFPPMEFTDDNNNTVGFDVDLANEIAKKLGAKLKIVAVDWSGIQSALKSKKFDAIISCFSITDERKKAFNLAGPYLYIRQVIAVKKGDSSIKSFEDLKGIKIGVQANTTGDSAVQKMKFINYEKDVTRYERITDAFNDLNIGRIKAVVIDSVVAYYYKKQNPEKFDIAPAQLEREPVGIALRKEDKDLYNEIQKILDQLKKDGTIAKISEKWFGEDITK from the coding sequence ATGTATAAGAAAGCCATAGCATTGGTTTTACTAATAGCTCTTTTTATTCCGTTTTTAAGCGGTTGTTCGTCAAATAACCAAAACATGACAACCTTAGAGAAGATAAAGAAGACCAAAGAGTTTGTGGTTGGCATGGACAACACATTCCCACCAATGGAGTTTACTGATGATAACAACAACACAGTGGGGTTTGATGTGGACTTAGCAAATGAGATAGCTAAAAAGCTTGGTGCGAAGCTAAAGATTGTTGCTGTTGACTGGAGCGGAATCCAGAGCGCTTTAAAGTCCAAAAAGTTTGATGCTATTATTTCATGCTTTAGTATCACAGATGAGAGAAAGAAAGCTTTCAATTTAGCAGGCCCATATCTTTACATTCGTCAGGTTATTGCTGTGAAAAAGGGTGATAGCTCAATCAAAAGCTTTGAAGATTTAAAAGGGATTAAGATAGGCGTTCAAGCAAACACAACAGGTGACAGTGCTGTTCAAAAGATGAAGTTTATAAACTATGAAAAGGATGTCACACGATATGAAAGGATAACCGATGCTTTCAACGACCTTAACATTGGAAGAATAAAAGCAGTTGTGATAGACAGTGTTGTTGCTTACTACTATAAAAAACAAAATCCTGAAAAGTTTGATATAGCACCTGCTCAGCTTGAAAGAGAGCCTGTGGGAATAGCCCTCAGAAAAGAGGACAAGGACCTGTACAATGAAATTCAAAAGATTTTAGACCAATTAAAGAAGGACGGGACAATTGCTAAAATATCTGAAAAATGGTTTGGTGAAGACATTACAAAATAA
- a CDS encoding fibronectin type III domain-containing protein, translating into MYKNMKRIASIILLILFLFSNSNLQIFSQTLSTSLNVTVQRDNSGVYKITENSISIRWNAIEDAVSYEVYAASSNSQIDFQTVTQNTYCDMTGLKSATVYKITVVAKSEDNQVITSQSIYVITEFKLYAQPEPDPAKEEDVPLGSGGEHPKLLITFNKINVSDDFQPDIGFRGYNVFVGKSQTASDANQYYVDSVTNEIYKFQKENNVTIPIKLYKDGQEQLAQEINQTVSMTVYDKYDGIDSFELVPGTMYYILMNPKMDSTKVIYKPLTNIACPTLMQVSAAKIGEIEKDGKTLALVRVQWRGVDPGNYKQDEIKYRAYYATSANELPRDNLPPQNIFATTSYNQNEAYIPGLSMTTKYYYIRVEAVFADGTKIPSALIKVSVTELGDIPPTPKNCKAETISQTEIEVSFDKPVSDDSSYVYQIWFSTTYQDSLDSEGNPTVYKLVYSTSSYNPNTDGLLPSDLILDGTRYKYRISNLLPNTVYYFKIRIINAANQKKSDFSLVFVGTTKPVAVLNVPPVDDNFVRQIVTSETGIRIYVYQDDLLSKIHQAITDYVYQSAYFSDNLTVSEKVYYRVYVCESSWDEKNVKVYFELPSESISNYIDISNLKSNTPYYIRFKVRVYLDKDYLSEFSRAYVALTKPQPVPPTISQPEIPKNFMVAPEDDAVTQTSVKLRWDAKPGQSYVILQTSRALEDNKLSISEVKDYFVKTLRQKVEIYRQVSASTFILEQTIYDVNTQNSPVGARIYIDVTSPVTFKNLAPNTLYYFSIKAIENGRESLWGSIAVTTSSIEKPENLTVISRDSSGHGLTIQWNGNPNYGYQIFVKQENSTVYTLVYSGSISPVSVVSSKVAVYKYYIGNLSSNTLYYIRVRSIHIPTGKVSIFTEVLARTVFNQSDFENEQQKLKEEEQNRIRDVQNQKQVAIVLENSSDKYYLYINDQNALDEIQRTNSNEFVIDFTKAIYSSAKGQVLFSYRVADALDRAQKSFVLKYKSSILKLPPGALNVFEVENISKRYGIDKGLVMILIELSSASVLPPSYNYDIDSDVIALKVTAKYYLNDELAISTFAKPVNITLKLASLAGQAGKTRAVYDFSNSGFVTNFSIDSLSNSATFNVEKPGTFGVLKTQTVSSYTLSKYKDDIVYIAQKYNLNELYSDFNKTLSQDYASKLITRVFGIDTEKVRSGNLTRQEAIYILARVYEQKTTSSIDNVLITKSTSFVPDGRYKKFILSMMSIGIVDTDLDPYEEMKLDEFVHYIVNLEKILKY; encoded by the coding sequence ATGTATAAAAACATGAAAAGAATAGCTTCCATTATACTTTTAATTTTATTTTTATTTTCTAATTCTAACCTTCAAATATTTTCACAAACCCTTTCAACTTCTTTGAATGTGACTGTGCAAAGAGATAATAGTGGAGTTTATAAAATAACAGAAAATTCAATTTCCATTAGATGGAATGCTATTGAAGATGCAGTATCATATGAAGTCTACGCAGCGTCTTCAAATTCCCAGATAGATTTTCAAACGGTAACCCAAAATACATACTGCGATATGACAGGGCTCAAAAGCGCGACAGTGTATAAAATAACTGTCGTTGCTAAAAGTGAAGATAATCAGGTTATAACCTCTCAGTCAATTTATGTTATAACAGAGTTTAAGCTTTATGCCCAGCCAGAGCCTGACCCTGCAAAAGAAGAAGATGTTCCACTTGGCTCTGGTGGAGAGCATCCCAAGTTATTAATAACCTTTAACAAAATCAATGTATCGGATGATTTTCAACCTGATATTGGTTTTAGGGGCTACAACGTTTTTGTAGGAAAAAGCCAAACAGCATCAGATGCTAACCAGTATTATGTTGATAGCGTCACAAATGAGATTTATAAGTTCCAAAAAGAAAATAATGTCACAATTCCTATAAAGCTTTATAAAGACGGTCAAGAACAGCTTGCGCAGGAAATCAACCAAACAGTAAGCATGACCGTTTATGACAAGTACGATGGAATCGACTCATTTGAGCTTGTGCCTGGCACGATGTATTATATTTTAATGAACCCTAAAATGGACAGCACTAAGGTAATTTACAAGCCTCTTACAAACATTGCATGTCCAACGCTTATGCAGGTCAGTGCTGCAAAGATAGGTGAGATTGAAAAAGACGGAAAGACTTTAGCTTTAGTGAGAGTGCAGTGGCGTGGTGTTGACCCTGGAAACTACAAACAGGATGAGATAAAGTATAGGGCTTATTACGCAACAAGCGCGAATGAACTTCCAAGAGATAATCTGCCACCACAAAACATCTTTGCAACAACCTCATATAACCAGAACGAAGCATACATTCCCGGTCTTTCAATGACGACAAAGTACTATTACATAAGAGTAGAAGCCGTTTTTGCAGATGGTACTAAGATTCCTTCTGCGCTTATAAAGGTTTCTGTGACAGAACTTGGTGATATCCCACCAACACCTAAAAACTGCAAAGCTGAAACCATTTCGCAGACAGAAATAGAGGTTTCGTTTGACAAGCCTGTATCAGATGACTCAAGTTATGTATATCAAATTTGGTTTTCAACCACATACCAAGATAGCCTTGATTCAGAAGGAAATCCTACTGTGTACAAGCTTGTTTACAGTACTTCTTCGTATAATCCAAACACAGATGGTCTTTTGCCAAGTGATTTAATTTTAGATGGTACAAGGTACAAATATAGAATATCAAATCTTCTCCCGAACACTGTTTATTATTTCAAGATTAGAATAATAAATGCTGCCAATCAGAAAAAATCTGACTTTTCACTTGTATTTGTTGGGACAACAAAACCTGTTGCCGTTTTAAACGTGCCGCCTGTGGATGACAATTTTGTAAGACAGATTGTGACTTCTGAGACAGGTATAAGGATTTATGTGTATCAGGACGATTTGCTTTCAAAGATTCATCAGGCAATAACAGATTATGTGTATCAGTCAGCTTATTTTTCTGACAACTTGACAGTTTCTGAAAAGGTATACTATCGGGTGTACGTTTGTGAATCTTCTTGGGATGAAAAGAATGTAAAGGTTTACTTTGAACTGCCATCAGAGAGTATTTCAAATTACATTGATATATCAAACCTTAAAAGCAACACTCCTTATTATATCAGATTTAAAGTAAGAGTTTATCTTGACAAAGACTATCTTTCAGAATTTAGCAGGGCATATGTTGCTTTGACAAAACCTCAGCCGGTGCCGCCTACAATTTCACAACCCGAGATACCCAAAAATTTCATGGTTGCACCTGAGGATGATGCAGTGACCCAGACCTCTGTGAAGCTCAGATGGGATGCAAAACCGGGTCAGTCATATGTTATTCTACAAACATCAAGAGCGCTTGAGGACAATAAACTAAGTATAAGTGAAGTTAAAGATTATTTTGTCAAAACCCTCAGACAAAAAGTAGAAATTTACAGACAAGTATCTGCATCCACTTTTATACTTGAACAAACTATATATGATGTGAATACACAAAACTCTCCTGTTGGTGCAAGGATATATATTGATGTCACATCTCCTGTGACATTTAAAAACCTTGCTCCGAACACACTATATTATTTTTCTATAAAAGCCATAGAGAATGGCAGAGAGTCGCTTTGGGGAAGCATTGCAGTGACAACTTCTTCAATTGAAAAGCCTGAGAATTTGACAGTAATATCAAGAGATTCGAGCGGACACGGACTTACAATCCAGTGGAACGGCAATCCAAATTACGGTTATCAGATTTTTGTAAAGCAAGAAAATAGCACTGTGTATACCTTGGTATATTCTGGTTCAATTTCGCCTGTTTCTGTAGTGTCGTCAAAAGTTGCTGTATATAAATATTACATTGGGAATTTAAGTTCAAATACCCTGTATTACATCAGAGTAAGAAGCATTCATATACCAACTGGGAAGGTTTCAATTTTTACAGAGGTTTTAGCGCGGACAGTTTTTAACCAGAGCGATTTTGAAAATGAGCAGCAAAAGCTCAAAGAAGAAGAACAAAACAGAATAAGGGATGTCCAAAATCAGAAACAGGTTGCTATTGTGCTTGAAAATAGCTCTGATAAATATTATCTTTACATCAATGACCAGAACGCTTTAGATGAAATACAACGTACAAATTCGAACGAGTTTGTAATAGACTTTACAAAAGCTATTTACTCTTCTGCTAAAGGGCAGGTTTTGTTCTCTTACAGGGTAGCAGATGCACTTGATAGGGCCCAAAAGAGTTTTGTTTTGAAATACAAAAGTAGTATATTAAAGCTTCCACCGGGTGCTTTGAATGTTTTTGAGGTTGAGAATATTTCAAAAAGATATGGAATTGACAAAGGCTTAGTAATGATATTAATAGAACTTTCCTCAGCTTCTGTTTTGCCACCTTCATATAATTATGATATTGACTCTGATGTGATAGCACTTAAAGTAACGGCTAAGTATTATCTAAATGATGAATTGGCTATTTCAACCTTTGCAAAACCTGTAAACATAACTTTGAAGTTGGCAAGCTTAGCTGGTCAGGCAGGTAAAACAAGAGCTGTATATGATTTTTCGAATAGCGGCTTTGTAACCAATTTTTCAATTGACAGTCTTTCAAACAGTGCAACCTTTAATGTTGAAAAACCTGGCACATTTGGAGTGCTGAAAACTCAGACTGTGTCAAGTTACACTCTTAGCAAGTACAAAGACGATATAGTGTACATTGCTCAAAAATACAACTTAAATGAGCTTTACAGTGACTTTAATAAAACTCTTTCTCAGGATTATGCATCTAAACTTATAACAAGAGTGTTTGGTATTGATACTGAAAAGGTCAGAAGCGGAAATCTGACAAGGCAAGAAGCAATATATATCTTGGCAAGGGTGTATGAACAGAAGACAACATCTTCTATAGACAATGTTCTTATTACAAAATCAACAAGCTTTGTTCCTGATGGAAGATACAAAAAGTTTATCCTTAGCATGATGTCAATTGGGATTGTAGATACAGATTTAGACCCTTATGAGGAAATGAAGCTTGATGAGTTTGTTCACTATATTGTCAATCTTGAGAAGATTTTAAAATATTAA